DNA sequence from the bacterium genome:
CATTGCGGTTGAACGGATAGCGGAGGTTGTCTATCACCGCTATCCTGATCGCGCGGTATTGCTGCTCTTTTACGTTTGTCGCTACCGGAGAGGGGAAGCGCGCGCAATCGATTGTGCTGACTTTGCCTGGGTCGAACCCTCTCGTCTGACCACTTACGACTTCCTTGCAGCCGATTTAGATCTGATCAGGCAACTCTCCTCCGGCAAGACCTTTTAAGAAAGTGCCATTACTGAAAGTAAGTTAGGCTACCTTCTTTGCTTTTTCAATTTCCTGTTTGACCCAGGCAATCTTTAGTTGTTTCATTTCTTGAA
Encoded proteins:
- a CDS encoding (deoxy)nucleoside triphosphate pyrophosphohydrolase, encoding MLIVVGGLIYRDGKLLIAQRPPGKHGALKWEFPGGKLEAEEDPRDCLVREVKEELDVDIAVERIAEVVYHRYPDRAVLLLFYVCRYRRGEARAIDCADFAWVEPSRLTTYDFLAADLDLIRQLSSGKTF